A section of the Pseudomonas lini genome encodes:
- a CDS encoding CcoQ/FixQ family Cbb3-type cytochrome c oxidase assembly chaperone has protein sequence MDIGMIRGLGTVVVMVAFIGLALWVFSPKRKSEFEDATLLPFADDPEAIKHVEQASRSNKE, from the coding sequence ATGGATATCGGGATGATACGTGGCCTGGGCACCGTTGTTGTGATGGTGGCCTTCATCGGTCTGGCGCTGTGGGTGTTCAGCCCCAAGCGCAAGTCGGAGTTTGAAGACGCGACCTTGCTGCCTTTCGCGGATGATCCCGAAGCCATCAAGCACGTCGAGCAAGCTTCTAGGAGTAACAAAGAATGA
- the ccoP gene encoding cytochrome-c oxidase, cbb3-type subunit III: MTTFWSTWICVLTIGSLIGLTWLLIGTRRGETKGSTDQTMGHSFDGIEEYDNPLPQWWFMLFAGTLVFAVGYLILYPGLGNWKGILPGYENGWTGVHEWEKEMNKADAKFGPIFAKFSAMPIEEVAKDPLALKMGGRLFASNCSVCHGSDAKGAFGFPNLADSNWRWGGDADMIKTTIMGGRMAAMPAWGEILGDAGVKNVAAYVRHELAGLPLPEGSTADLRAGQQAFSTTCVACHGANGQGTEAMGAPNLTQPAGFIYGTSLAQLQQTIRHGRQGHMPAQNELLGNDKVQLLAAYVYSLSQGLSTERLQAEGKSK; encoded by the coding sequence ATGACCACCTTCTGGAGTACGTGGATCTGCGTACTGACCATCGGCAGCCTGATCGGCCTGACCTGGTTGCTGATCGGTACGCGCCGAGGGGAAACCAAGGGCAGCACTGACCAGACCATGGGCCACAGCTTCGACGGCATCGAGGAGTACGACAATCCGCTGCCGCAGTGGTGGTTCATGCTGTTCGCCGGCACGTTGGTGTTTGCCGTCGGCTACCTGATCCTTTACCCGGGCCTGGGCAACTGGAAAGGCATATTGCCCGGTTATGAAAACGGCTGGACCGGCGTCCACGAATGGGAAAAGGAGATGAACAAGGCTGACGCGAAGTTCGGGCCGATCTTCGCCAAATTTTCCGCCATGCCCATCGAAGAAGTGGCGAAGGACCCGCTGGCACTGAAAATGGGCGGTCGCCTGTTTGCGTCCAATTGCTCGGTGTGCCACGGCTCGGACGCCAAGGGCGCGTTTGGTTTCCCGAACCTGGCCGACAGCAATTGGCGCTGGGGCGGCGATGCCGACATGATCAAAACGACAATCATGGGTGGTCGCATGGCCGCGATGCCGGCCTGGGGTGAAATCCTCGGCGACGCTGGCGTGAAAAACGTCGCCGCTTATGTGCGTCATGAACTGGCCGGCCTGCCCTTGCCGGAAGGCAGCACAGCTGATCTGCGCGCTGGACAGCAAGCGTTCAGCACCACCTGCGTAGCCTGTCATGGGGCAAACGGCCAAGGCACTGAAGCCATGGGAGCGCCGAATCTGACGCAACCGGCCGGATTTATCTACGGTACAAGCCTGGCGCAACTGCAACAAACCATTCGTCATGGCCGCCAGGGCCATATGCCGGCGCAGAACGAACTGCTCGGCAACGACAAGGTGCAATTGCTGGCCGCTTATGTGTATAGCCTGTCTCAGGGGCTGAGCACCGAGCGTTTACAGGCTGAAGGCAAAAGCAAATAA
- a CDS encoding metallophosphoesterase translates to MNLTFSSPRWLGLLLILTGFPAWAVEELPAHLIFASDSQYPWSDLTDADIRDPNVEKRSAELIDAQYSSMASFRKLNGGAARVPVMINGDITSFGHGGERSFMRTVFEDTLEGAYDYGLGNHDYANNVDDCFLNNCAAGSVDDLKSRYWGKVDSMDLAARASGLGTTYYGSLAYSKTFGDVHMVQLHKEPTYTVTFTSGIVKTTTYEITDALDWLDKDLARARADGKIIILNMHKVYDWRKASAAQIQRFKEMINTYKVTAVFGGHDHWGAGWYGLGEELFGEVPVFLSGSSSQQTYLIASFIEDRQSIEVSVVKGNNWSTRRIAAEARVRK, encoded by the coding sequence ATGAACTTAACCTTTAGTTCCCCGCGATGGCTGGGACTACTTTTAATATTGACCGGGTTTCCGGCATGGGCCGTTGAAGAATTGCCCGCGCACTTGATCTTCGCCTCTGATTCGCAATATCCGTGGAGTGATCTGACTGATGCCGATATCCGTGATCCGAATGTCGAAAAGCGTTCGGCTGAACTGATTGATGCGCAATATTCCAGTATGGCCAGTTTTCGCAAGCTCAATGGCGGCGCGGCTCGCGTACCCGTCATGATTAACGGAGACATCACGTCGTTCGGGCATGGTGGCGAACGTTCGTTCATGCGTACCGTGTTCGAGGACACGCTGGAGGGCGCGTATGACTACGGCCTGGGTAATCATGATTACGCCAATAACGTAGATGATTGTTTTCTCAATAATTGTGCGGCCGGGAGTGTTGATGATTTAAAAAGCCGTTATTGGGGTAAAGTTGATTCTATGGACTTGGCGGCTCGAGCTTCGGGGCTAGGTACAACCTATTACGGCAGCCTCGCCTATTCAAAAACCTTCGGTGATGTGCACATGGTTCAGTTGCACAAGGAGCCGACTTATACCGTTACCTTCACTTCAGGGATCGTTAAGACAACCACCTATGAAATCACCGATGCGCTTGACTGGCTGGATAAAGATCTGGCTCGGGCGCGGGCTGACGGAAAGATCATTATCTTGAACATGCACAAGGTCTATGACTGGAGAAAGGCTAGCGCGGCCCAGATCCAGCGCTTCAAGGAGATGATCAACACCTACAAGGTTACCGCGGTGTTCGGTGGTCATGACCATTGGGGCGCCGGATGGTATGGCCTTGGGGAAGAGCTTTTTGGCGAGGTGCCGGTTTTCCTGAGCGGATCGTCTTCGCAGCAAACGTATCTGATCGCCAGTTTTATCGAGGACAGGCAGAGCATTGAGGTCAGCGTCGTCAAAGGCAACAACTGGTCCACTCGTCGAATAGCAGCCGAAGCGCGAGTGCGCAAGTAA
- a CDS encoding alpha/beta family hydrolase produces the protein MDKEHKASIDGDQWAQCVRDHGWLWNAASTPASATLILAHGAGAPMDSDWMSDMAARLAAHGVNVLRFEFPYMAQRRIDGGKRPPNPAPKLQECWREVYALVRRHVAGRLAIGGKSMGGRMASLLVDELGADALVCLGYPFYAVGKPEKPRVEHLAALKTRTLIVQGERDALGNRAAVEAYTLAPSIEVFWLEAADHDLKPLKASGFTHEQHLAAAAGKVSEFLR, from the coding sequence ATGGACAAAGAGCACAAGGCCAGTATTGACGGGGATCAATGGGCGCAGTGCGTGCGGGATCATGGATGGTTGTGGAATGCCGCCTCGACGCCGGCCTCGGCGACGCTGATTCTCGCTCACGGCGCCGGTGCGCCGATGGACAGTGACTGGATGAGCGACATGGCTGCGCGCCTTGCTGCGCATGGGGTCAACGTGCTGCGTTTCGAGTTTCCGTACATGGCGCAGCGGCGTATCGATGGCGGTAAACGTCCCCCGAACCCGGCGCCAAAATTGCAGGAATGCTGGCGTGAGGTGTATGCCTTGGTGCGACGCCATGTCGCTGGGCGCCTGGCCATTGGCGGCAAGTCCATGGGCGGGCGGATGGCGAGTTTGTTGGTTGATGAGTTGGGCGCGGATGCGCTGGTGTGTCTGGGATATCCGTTTTATGCGGTGGGCAAACCGGAGAAGCCGCGGGTCGAGCATCTGGCGGCGCTGAAGACCCGCACGTTGATTGTGCAGGGTGAGCGAGATGCGCTGGGTAATCGGGCGGCCGTCGAGGCTTACACGTTGGCGCCGAGTATCGAGGTGTTTTGGCTGGAAGCGGCGGACCATGACTTGAAGCCGTTGAAGGCTTCGGGGTTTACGCATGAGCAGCATTTGGCGGCTGCGGCGGGGAAGGTTTCCGAGTTTCTCCGGTGA
- a CDS encoding lysostaphin resistance A-like protein, producing the protein MIALPWTYLALLSIGYGLALIYGQLGWLAAISFALLLFAGFAVRQQQVPIGRYLGHGLFIVLAVALAIHWLPGFFNGRVIDPQRFTDDAVPFAMYLNQDKPLIGFWLLLVCPWIVGRRSLRLSVYATALALTVSAVLALGGALLLGVISWAPKWPDQAWLWVLNNLLLVTLVEEALFRGYIQGGLSRQFKHLPYGENLALLLASMLFGLVHLGAGWQWVLLAGLAGGGYGLAYRFGGLGAAIATHFGLNLLHFGLFTYPMLAG; encoded by the coding sequence ATGATCGCTCTGCCATGGACTTATCTGGCACTTCTCTCCATTGGCTACGGCCTGGCTTTGATCTACGGTCAACTCGGCTGGCTGGCCGCTATCTCTTTCGCGTTGCTGCTGTTCGCCGGTTTCGCCGTTCGCCAACAACAGGTTCCCATCGGCCGCTACCTCGGCCACGGCTTGTTCATCGTTCTGGCGGTTGCGCTGGCAATCCACTGGCTTCCCGGTTTCTTCAACGGTCGCGTCATCGACCCCCAGCGTTTCACCGACGATGCCGTGCCGTTTGCCATGTACCTGAATCAGGACAAACCGCTCATCGGTTTCTGGTTGTTGCTGGTTTGTCCATGGATTGTCGGCCGGCGCTCGTTACGGCTGTCCGTTTATGCCACCGCCCTCGCCCTGACCGTAAGCGCCGTGCTGGCCTTGGGTGGCGCGCTGTTACTGGGCGTGATCAGTTGGGCACCGAAGTGGCCGGATCAAGCCTGGTTGTGGGTACTGAACAATCTGTTGCTGGTGACCCTGGTGGAAGAAGCGTTGTTTCGCGGCTACATCCAGGGTGGCCTGAGCCGGCAGTTCAAACACCTGCCCTATGGCGAAAATCTTGCCTTGTTGCTCGCCTCAATGCTGTTCGGCCTGGTTCATCTGGGGGCTGGCTGGCAATGGGTGTTGCTGGCGGGCCTCGCGGGGGGCGGTTATGGCCTGGCCTACCGTTTCGGTGGGTTGGGCGCGGCCATCGCCACCCACTTTGGTTTGAATCTGCTGCATTTCGGGCTGTTCACCTATCCAATGCTCGCTGGCTGA
- the ccoO gene encoding cytochrome-c oxidase, cbb3-type subunit II: MKHETIEKNVGLLMLLMVFAVSIGGLTQIVPLFFQDVTNKPVEGMKPYTALQLEGRDIYIREGCVGCHSQMIRPFRAETERYGHYSVAGESVWDHPFLWGSKRTGPDLARVGGRYSEDWHRAHLYNPRNVVPESKMPAYPWLVANQVDSSHTETKIRAMRTLGVPYTDEDIAGAAASLQGKTEMDALVAYLQVLGTAIKSKR; this comes from the coding sequence ATGAAACACGAAACAATCGAGAAAAACGTCGGCCTGCTGATGTTGCTGATGGTGTTCGCCGTGAGCATCGGCGGCCTGACCCAGATCGTCCCGCTGTTCTTTCAGGACGTGACCAATAAACCGGTCGAAGGCATGAAGCCCTACACCGCGTTGCAACTGGAAGGTCGCGACATTTACATCCGCGAAGGCTGCGTCGGTTGCCATTCACAAATGATCCGCCCGTTCCGCGCCGAGACCGAGCGCTATGGCCACTACTCGGTGGCAGGGGAAAGCGTCTGGGATCATCCGTTCCTCTGGGGTTCGAAACGGACCGGGCCTGACCTGGCGCGCGTCGGCGGTCGCTACTCCGAAGACTGGCACCGCGCGCATTTATACAACCCGCGCAACGTGGTGCCGGAATCGAAGATGCCGGCCTACCCATGGCTGGTCGCCAATCAGGTCGACAGCAGCCATACCGAAACCAAGATCCGCGCCATGCGCACCCTCGGCGTGCCGTACACCGACGAAGACATCGCCGGTGCAGCGGCTTCGCTCCAGGGCAAAACCGAAATGGACGCGCTGGTTGCCTATCTGCAAGTGCTCGGCACTGCCATCAAGAGCAAGAGGTGA
- a CDS encoding methyl-accepting chemotaxis protein, with the protein MRNNQPITQRERTFPAQQRLISTTDAKGVITYCNDAFVEISGFSREELIRAPHNLVRHPDVPAAVFAHMWGTLKQGLPWMGIVKNRCKTGDHYWVNAYVTPVFDGNQVIGYESVRVKPTAEQIRRAEALYQRINQGKSAIPATDKWLPVLQDWLPFILVSQLSFMIGATLTSQWGFALAAGLSVPLGLMGLSWQQRGIKRLLRLAEQTTSDPLIAQMYTDSRGAQARLEMSILSQEARLKTCLTRLQDTAEHLTEQAKQSDTLAHNSSTGLERQRVETEQVATAVNQMAATTQEVASHVQRTADATQEANRLTGRGRDIAGETRAAIQRLSVVVGETGLTVTQLAKDSDEIGGVVDVIKGIADQTNLLALNAAIEAARAGEMGRGFAVVADEVRQLAQRTSESTGQIHALIAKLQQTASSAVQTMETGHRQAEEGVARVLEADQALVGISEAVANITDMTTQIAAATEEQSAVAEEISRNISNISQLADQTSEQAQHSALLSEELTKTANTQYSLVERFNR; encoded by the coding sequence ATGCGTAACAACCAGCCCATTACACAACGCGAACGGACCTTCCCGGCTCAGCAACGGTTGATTTCCACCACCGATGCCAAGGGCGTGATCACTTACTGCAACGACGCTTTCGTCGAGATCAGCGGGTTTTCTCGTGAGGAACTGATCCGTGCGCCGCATAACCTGGTCCGTCACCCCGACGTCCCGGCTGCGGTGTTCGCGCACATGTGGGGCACGCTGAAACAAGGCTTGCCATGGATGGGCATTGTCAAGAATCGCTGCAAGACCGGTGACCACTACTGGGTTAACGCCTATGTCACACCGGTGTTCGACGGTAATCAGGTGATCGGTTACGAGTCGGTGCGGGTCAAACCCACCGCCGAGCAGATCCGCCGCGCCGAAGCACTTTACCAACGCATCAATCAGGGCAAGTCTGCGATTCCCGCTACAGACAAATGGCTGCCGGTGCTTCAAGACTGGCTGCCGTTCATTCTGGTCAGCCAGTTGAGCTTCATGATCGGCGCCACCCTGACGTCCCAATGGGGCTTCGCCCTGGCCGCCGGCCTTTCGGTGCCGTTGGGCTTGATGGGTTTGAGTTGGCAACAGCGCGGTATCAAGCGTTTGCTGCGCCTGGCCGAACAGACCACGTCCGACCCGCTGATCGCGCAGATGTACACCGACAGTCGTGGCGCCCAGGCACGCCTGGAGATGTCGATCCTCAGTCAGGAAGCACGCCTGAAAACCTGCTTGACCCGTTTGCAGGACACCGCCGAACACCTGACCGAACAAGCGAAACAGTCCGACACCCTGGCCCATAACAGCTCCACCGGCCTGGAACGTCAACGCGTCGAAACCGAGCAAGTGGCGACCGCTGTGAATCAGATGGCCGCCACCACTCAGGAAGTCGCCAGCCACGTGCAGCGCACCGCGGACGCCACTCAAGAAGCCAATCGCCTGACCGGTCGCGGTCGCGACATCGCCGGGGAAACCCGCGCAGCCATTCAACGTCTGTCGGTAGTGGTCGGTGAAACCGGCCTGACGGTCACGCAACTGGCCAAGGACAGCGACGAAATTGGTGGTGTGGTCGATGTGATCAAAGGCATTGCCGACCAGACCAACCTGCTGGCCTTGAACGCCGCGATTGAAGCGGCTCGCGCCGGCGAGATGGGCCGTGGTTTTGCGGTAGTGGCCGACGAAGTGCGTCAATTGGCGCAACGCACCAGCGAATCCACCGGGCAGATCCACGCCCTGATTGCCAAGCTGCAACAAACCGCCAGCTCGGCGGTGCAGACCATGGAAACTGGTCATCGCCAGGCCGAAGAGGGTGTGGCGCGGGTATTGGAAGCGGACCAGGCACTAGTGGGCATCAGCGAAGCGGTGGCCAACATCACCGACATGACCACCCAGATCGCTGCCGCCACCGAAGAGCAAAGTGCAGTGGCCGAAGAAATCAGCCGCAACATCAGCAACATCTCACAACTGGCTGACCAGACCTCGGAACAGGCGCAGCACTCGGCGCTGCTGAGTGAAGAACTGACCAAAACGGCGAATACCCAGTATTCGTTGGTGGAGCGGTTTAACCGCTGA
- the ccoN gene encoding cytochrome-c oxidase, cbb3-type subunit I, with product MNTSISTAYNYKVVRQFAIMTVVWGIVGMGLGVFLAAQLVWPELNFNLPWTSFGRLRPLHTNAVIFAFGGCALFASSLYSVQRTCQTRLFAPAVAAFCFWGWQLVILLAAISLPLGYTSSKEYAELEWPIDILITIVWVAYAVVFFGTIMQRKTKHIYVGNWFFGGFIITVAILHIVNNLELPVSFTKSYSVYAGATDAMVQWWYGHNAVGFFLTAGFLGMMYYFVPKQAERPVYSYRLSIVHFWALITLYIWAGPHHLHYTALPDWAQSLGMVMSLILLAPSWGGMINGMMTLSGAWHKLRSDPILRFLVVSLAFYGMSTFEGPMMAIKTVNALSHYTDWTIGHVHAGALGWVAMISIGALYHMIPKIFGRTQMHSIGLINAHFWLATIGTVLYIASMWVNGIAQGLMWRAVNEDGTLTYSFVETLVASHPGFVVRLVGGAIFLSGMFLMAYNTWRTVRASQPVEAAAAAQIA from the coding sequence ATGAACACTTCAATCAGTACCGCCTACAACTACAAGGTGGTCCGCCAATTCGCCATTATGACGGTGGTGTGGGGCATCGTCGGCATGGGGCTCGGGGTTTTTCTCGCCGCCCAATTGGTCTGGCCTGAACTCAACTTCAACCTGCCGTGGACCAGCTTCGGCCGTCTGCGCCCGCTGCACACCAACGCGGTGATTTTCGCCTTCGGCGGCTGCGCCCTGTTCGCCAGTTCGTTGTACTCCGTACAACGTACTTGCCAGACCCGCTTATTTGCTCCCGCAGTTGCTGCGTTCTGCTTCTGGGGCTGGCAGCTTGTGATTCTCTTGGCGGCCATCAGCCTGCCACTGGGTTACACCAGTTCCAAGGAATACGCCGAGCTGGAATGGCCGATCGACATCCTGATCACCATCGTCTGGGTGGCCTACGCCGTCGTGTTCTTCGGCACGATCATGCAGCGCAAGACCAAACACATCTATGTCGGCAACTGGTTCTTCGGTGGATTCATCATCACCGTGGCGATCCTGCACATCGTCAACAACCTTGAGCTGCCGGTGAGTTTCACCAAGTCCTACTCGGTGTACGCCGGTGCGACCGATGCCATGGTGCAGTGGTGGTATGGACACAACGCCGTAGGCTTTTTCCTCACCGCCGGTTTCCTCGGGATGATGTACTACTTCGTGCCGAAACAGGCCGAGCGCCCGGTGTACTCCTATCGTTTGTCGATCGTGCACTTCTGGGCGCTGATCACCCTGTACATCTGGGCCGGCCCGCACCACTTGCACTACACCGCGCTGCCGGACTGGGCGCAGTCGTTGGGCATGGTGATGTCGCTGATCCTGCTGGCGCCAAGCTGGGGCGGGATGATCAACGGCATGATGACGCTCTCGGGCGCCTGGCATAAGTTGCGCAGCGACCCGATCCTGCGCTTCCTCGTGGTGTCGCTGGCGTTCTACGGCATGTCGACCTTCGAAGGGCCGATGATGGCGATCAAAACGGTCAATGCCCTCTCCCACTACACCGACTGGACCATCGGCCACGTTCACGCTGGCGCACTTGGCTGGGTGGCGATGATTTCCATCGGTGCGCTCTACCACATGATTCCGAAAATCTTCGGCCGCACGCAGATGCACAGCATCGGCCTGATCAACGCGCACTTCTGGCTCGCGACCATCGGCACCGTGCTGTACATCGCATCGATGTGGGTCAACGGCATCGCCCAGGGCCTGATGTGGCGCGCTGTCAACGAGGACGGCACGCTGACCTATTCCTTCGTCGAAACCCTGGTGGCCAGCCACCCAGGCTTCGTCGTGCGACTGGTGGGCGGCGCGATCTTCCTCAGTGGCATGTTCCTGATGGCTTACAACACCTGGCGCACCGTGCGGGCCTCGCAGCCTGTCGAAGCCGCCGCTGCCGCGCAGATAGCCTGA
- the ccoN gene encoding cytochrome-c oxidase, cbb3-type subunit I, with translation MSTAISPTAYNYKVVRQFAIMTVVWGILGMGLGVFIASQLVWPELNFGLPWTTFGRLRPLHTNLVIFAFGGCALFATSYYVVQRTCQTRLISDSLAAFTFWGWQAVIVGAIVTLPLGYTTTKEYAELEWPLAILLAIVWVTYGLVFFGTITKRKTKHIYVGNWFYGAFIVVTAMLHIVNHASLPVSFFKSYSAYAGATDAMIQWWYGHNAVGFFLTTGFLGMMYYFVPKQAERPIYSYRLSIVHFWALITLYIWAGPHHLHYTALPDWAQSLGMAMSIILLAPSWGGMINGMMTLSGAWHKLRTDPILRFLVVSLAFYGMSTFEGPMMAIKTVNSLSHYTDWTIGHVHAGALGWVAMISIGAIYHMIPKLFGRAQMHSIGLINTHFWLATIGTVLYIASMWVNGITQGLMWRAINDDGTLTYSFVEALQASHPGFIVRALGGAFFASGMLFMAYNVWRTVRASNPAEAKAAEQIAVVGAH, from the coding sequence ATGAGCACAGCAATCAGTCCGACTGCTTATAACTATAAGGTAGTCCGCCAGTTCGCCATCATGACGGTGGTCTGGGGGATCCTTGGCATGGGGCTTGGTGTCTTCATCGCCTCACAGCTCGTATGGCCGGAATTGAACTTCGGTCTGCCGTGGACGACTTTTGGACGCTTACGCCCGCTGCACACCAACCTGGTGATTTTCGCCTTCGGTGGTTGTGCGTTGTTTGCCACTTCCTATTACGTCGTGCAGCGAACCTGCCAAACGCGACTGATTTCCGACAGCCTCGCGGCCTTCACCTTCTGGGGTTGGCAAGCGGTGATTGTCGGCGCGATCGTGACCTTGCCGCTGGGTTACACCACCACCAAGGAATACGCGGAACTGGAATGGCCCCTGGCTATTCTGCTGGCCATCGTCTGGGTTACTTACGGTCTGGTGTTCTTCGGCACCATCACCAAGCGCAAGACCAAGCACATCTATGTCGGTAACTGGTTCTACGGTGCCTTCATCGTCGTGACGGCGATGCTGCACATCGTCAACCACGCCTCCCTGCCGGTCAGTTTCTTCAAGTCCTACTCGGCCTACGCCGGTGCGACTGACGCAATGATCCAGTGGTGGTACGGCCACAACGCCGTGGGCTTCTTCCTGACCACTGGCTTCCTGGGGATGATGTACTACTTCGTTCCGAAGCAGGCCGAGCGTCCGATCTACTCCTATCGTCTGTCGATCGTGCACTTCTGGGCGCTGATCACCCTGTACATCTGGGCCGGTCCGCACCACCTGCACTACACCGCTCTGCCAGACTGGGCTCAGTCCCTGGGCATGGCGATGTCGATCATCCTGCTGGCACCAAGCTGGGGCGGCATGATCAACGGCATGATGACCCTGTCGGGCGCCTGGCATAAGCTGCGCACCGACCCGATCCTGCGCTTCCTCGTGGTATCGCTGGCGTTCTACGGCATGTCGACCTTCGAAGGCCCGATGATGGCCATCAAGACCGTCAACTCGCTGTCGCACTACACCGACTGGACCATCGGCCACGTACACGCCGGCGCTCTTGGCTGGGTAGCGATGATTTCGATCGGCGCGATCTACCACATGATCCCGAAACTGTTCGGTCGTGCGCAGATGCACAGCATCGGCCTGATCAACACGCACTTCTGGCTCGCGACCATCGGTACCGTTCTGTACATCGCGTCGATGTGGGTCAACGGCATCACCCAAGGTCTGATGTGGCGTGCAATCAACGATGACGGCACCCTCACCTACTCGTTCGTCGAAGCGCTGCAAGCCAGCCACCCTGGTTTCATCGTTCGCGCCCTGGGCGGTGCGTTCTTCGCCAGCGGCATGCTGTTCATGGCCTACAACGTATGGCGTACCGTACGTGCCTCGAACCCGGCTGAAGCCAAAGCTGCTGAACAGATTGCTGTAGTTGGAGCTCACTGA
- the ccoP gene encoding cytochrome-c oxidase, cbb3-type subunit III, translated as MTTFWSLYVTVLSLGTIFALTWLLLSTRKGQRSESTDETVGHSFDGIEEYDNPLPKWWFMLFVGTIIFALGYLVLYPGLGNWKGLLPGYNYLDNDKQTAFANGQAGWTGVHEWEKEMLRSDAKFGPIFAKFASMPIEEVAKDPQALKMGGRLFASNCSVCHGSDAKGAYGFPNLTDADWRWGGEAETIKTTIMGGRHAVMPAWAAVIGEQGVADVAAFVLTNLDGRKLPEGTKADPVAGQKLFAANCVACHGPQGKGTPAMGAPDLTHPAAFIYGSSFAQLQQTIRYGRQGQMPAQEQLQGNDKVHLLAAYVYSLSHGEKAPTEDAQ; from the coding sequence ATGACTACGTTCTGGAGTCTGTACGTCACAGTCCTCAGTCTCGGCACCATCTTCGCCCTGACCTGGCTGCTGCTGTCCACCCGCAAGGGCCAGCGCAGCGAATCCACCGATGAAACGGTCGGTCACTCCTTCGACGGGATCGAGGAGTATGACAATCCGCTGCCAAAATGGTGGTTCATGCTGTTCGTGGGCACCATCATCTTCGCCCTCGGCTATCTGGTGCTGTACCCGGGCCTGGGTAACTGGAAAGGTCTGTTGCCGGGTTACAACTACCTCGATAACGACAAGCAGACCGCGTTCGCCAACGGCCAGGCTGGCTGGACCGGCGTTCACGAGTGGGAAAAGGAAATGCTCAGGTCGGACGCCAAATTCGGCCCGATCTTCGCCAAGTTTGCTTCCATGCCGATCGAAGAAGTCGCCAAAGACCCGCAAGCCCTGAAGATGGGTGGCCGCTTGTTCGCCTCCAACTGCTCGGTCTGCCACGGTTCCGACGCCAAAGGCGCCTACGGTTTCCCTAACCTGACCGACGCCGACTGGCGCTGGGGCGGTGAGGCAGAAACCATCAAGACCACCATCATGGGCGGTCGTCACGCCGTGATGCCGGCTTGGGCTGCAGTGATCGGCGAGCAAGGCGTTGCGGACGTTGCCGCGTTCGTGCTGACCAACCTGGATGGCCGCAAGCTGCCGGAAGGCACCAAGGCCGATCCGGTTGCCGGCCAGAAACTGTTCGCCGCCAACTGTGTGGCGTGCCATGGCCCGCAAGGCAAAGGCACCCCAGCAATGGGCGCCCCTGACCTGACCCACCCGGCGGCGTTCATCTACGGTTCGAGCTTCGCTCAGCTGCAGCAGACCATCCGTTACGGCCGTCAGGGCCAGATGCCTGCGCAAGAACAGCTGCAAGGCAACGACAAGGTTCACCTGCTGGCCGCTTACGTCTACAGCCTGTCTCATGGTGAGAAAGCTCCGACGGAAGACGCCCAGTAA
- the ccoO gene encoding cytochrome-c oxidase, cbb3-type subunit II: MKHEAVEKNIGLLAFFMVIAVSIGGLTQIVPLFFQDVTNKPVEGMKPRTALELEGRDVYIANGCVGCHSQMIRPFRAETERYGHYSVAGESVWDHPFLWGSKRTGPDLARVGGRYSDDWQRAHLYNPRNVVPESKMPAYPFLVENKLDGKDTAKKMEVLRTLGTPYTDEDIAGAKDAVKGKTEMDALVAYLQGLGTIIKSKR, encoded by the coding sequence ATGAAGCATGAAGCAGTCGAGAAGAATATTGGCCTGCTGGCCTTCTTCATGGTTATCGCCGTCAGCATCGGCGGCCTGACTCAAATCGTTCCGCTGTTTTTCCAGGACGTCACCAACAAGCCGGTCGAGGGCATGAAGCCTCGCACCGCCCTTGAGCTGGAAGGCCGCGACGTGTACATCGCCAACGGTTGTGTCGGCTGCCACTCGCAGATGATCCGCCCGTTCCGTGCTGAAACCGAACGTTACGGCCACTACTCGGTCGCCGGTGAAAGCGTTTGGGACCACCCGTTCCTGTGGGGTTCCAAGCGTACCGGTCCGGACCTGGCCCGTGTCGGCGGTCGTTACTCCGATGACTGGCAGCGTGCGCACTTGTACAACCCGCGCAACGTAGTGCCTGAGTCGAAAATGCCGGCTTACCCGTTCCTCGTGGAAAACAAGCTCGACGGCAAAGACACCGCCAAGAAAATGGAAGTCTTGCGCACGCTCGGCACCCCTTACACCGACGAAGACATCGCCGGTGCCAAGGATGCCGTGAAGGGCAAAACCGAAATGGACGCGCTGGTGGCCTATCTGCAAGGCCTGGGCACCATCATCAAAAGCAAACGGTGA
- a CDS encoding cbb3-type cytochrome oxidase subunit 3, with translation MVSEMSSGMIRGLGTVVVFVAFVGLTLWVFNSKRNPEFAEARLLPFADEPPSENSTQQESATRSTRP, from the coding sequence ATAGTCAGCGAAATGAGCAGTGGAATGATCCGCGGTCTGGGCACGGTCGTGGTGTTCGTGGCCTTCGTCGGCCTGACGCTGTGGGTGTTCAACAGCAAGCGTAATCCGGAGTTCGCCGAAGCGCGCCTGCTGCCGTTCGCCGACGAGCCGCCATCCGAAAACAGCACCCAACAAGAATCCGCCACGAGGAGTACCCGGCCATGA